The following proteins come from a genomic window of Alkalibacter saccharofermentans DSM 14828:
- a CDS encoding penicillin-binding transpeptidase domain-containing protein yields the protein MLNKTTKTTLLILITILLFSGCSNNENPAEILEKYLSDWTTLDYEKMYDLVDENTQNDISLDAFAGQYSNFNETLQIESINYDITLSPEDIKATGENEDRIEVPVNIQFDFAHGVLESTFEFPMIKSDAGSWKIQWDHSLIWHEMVEGDVLIKRHASPQRGEIIDRTGKALAQNGYVLQIGVVPGRLGDMKDEIVRDLSQAFGISQGYINDRMSLSWVGDDTFVDLVKVPKDNENKIREIRAKNSGATYRNVSDRVYPFKESAAHLTGYIGYPSESDLKDLEPLGFSANDKIGKTGLEKIFDEKLRGIPGVEFSIADSNGNQKTTVFKRDSVAGETINLTIDAEMQRKLFSQMSGEKGAASVMNYETGELVAIVSSPSYDPNKFILGMSNAEYGSLVEDDAKPLFNRFSNTYSPGSTFKPITAAIGLDESAIDENFSINVTGKTWQKDSSWGGYYVTRVTPKSGSVNMEKAMVYSDNIYFAQAALEIGAETFLEKSKDFGIGIDLNLEYGLKKSQLANNENIGSEVLLADTGYGQGQVLVNVVNLPVAYSAFVNDGKLVNPILLMDSGPAVKNQIITKDVADKILNLLDKVVESPQGTGHDAYISGRQIAGKTGTAEVDNPENPAQKYELGWFVAIDKNQQTPYITSMMIEDVQNRGGSRLTINNVKSFIEGY from the coding sequence ATGCTAAATAAAACAACCAAGACCACTTTGCTGATTTTAATCACCATTTTGCTTTTTTCAGGATGTAGCAATAATGAAAACCCTGCAGAAATTTTAGAAAAATACCTGTCTGACTGGACAACGTTAGATTACGAAAAAATGTACGATTTAGTAGATGAGAATACCCAAAATGACATCTCATTAGATGCTTTTGCCGGGCAATATTCTAATTTCAATGAAACCCTTCAAATAGAATCTATCAATTACGATATCACCCTAAGCCCAGAGGATATTAAAGCTACGGGCGAAAATGAAGACCGGATAGAAGTTCCCGTAAATATCCAGTTCGATTTTGCCCATGGTGTTTTGGAATCGACCTTTGAGTTTCCTATGATTAAATCAGATGCAGGCTCTTGGAAAATCCAGTGGGATCACTCTCTCATCTGGCATGAAATGGTTGAAGGCGACGTCTTAATTAAAAGACATGCTTCCCCTCAAAGAGGGGAAATAATCGATCGTACCGGCAAAGCTCTTGCCCAAAATGGCTACGTACTGCAAATAGGCGTTGTTCCCGGAAGACTTGGGGACATGAAGGATGAAATAGTCCGAGACCTCTCCCAAGCTTTTGGAATATCCCAAGGCTATATCAACGACCGAATGTCCCTTTCGTGGGTGGGTGATGATACCTTTGTAGATCTTGTGAAGGTTCCCAAGGATAATGAAAACAAAATCAGAGAAATCAGAGCAAAAAACAGCGGCGCTACCTACAGAAACGTAAGCGACAGGGTCTACCCTTTTAAAGAATCCGCTGCCCATCTGACGGGCTACATAGGCTATCCCAGTGAGTCAGATTTAAAAGACTTGGAGCCTCTCGGATTTTCTGCAAACGACAAGATAGGAAAAACAGGCTTGGAAAAAATATTCGATGAAAAGCTGCGGGGCATACCCGGAGTAGAGTTTTCGATCGCAGACAGCAATGGCAATCAAAAGACCACGGTGTTTAAACGGGATTCGGTAGCCGGTGAGACGATAAATTTGACTATAGACGCTGAGATGCAGCGCAAGCTTTTTTCTCAAATGTCTGGAGAAAAAGGCGCAGCATCGGTAATGAACTACGAAACCGGAGAACTTGTTGCTATTGTCAGCTCCCCTTCTTACGATCCAAACAAGTTCATACTTGGAATGTCAAATGCTGAATATGGCTCATTGGTAGAAGATGATGCCAAACCTTTGTTTAATAGATTCTCAAACACATATTCTCCCGGTTCTACCTTCAAGCCTATAACGGCTGCCATAGGATTAGATGAATCTGCCATTGATGAAAATTTCAGCATCAACGTTACCGGCAAGACTTGGCAGAAGGATTCTTCTTGGGGAGGCTATTATGTAACACGAGTAACTCCTAAAAGCGGAAGCGTGAATATGGAAAAAGCCATGGTTTATTCCGACAACATATATTTTGCACAAGCCGCTTTGGAAATTGGAGCTGAAACATTTTTGGAAAAATCCAAGGATTTTGGCATCGGTATTGACCTAAATCTTGAATACGGCTTAAAAAAATCCCAGCTCGCAAATAATGAAAATATCGGTTCTGAGGTTCTTTTAGCAGATACAGGTTATGGCCAGGGCCAGGTGCTAGTCAATGTAGTCAATCTACCTGTGGCATATTCCGCGTTTGTCAACGATGGGAAGCTTGTTAATCCTATTTTGCTTATGGACAGCGGTCCTGCCGTAAAAAATCAGATCATAACGAAAGATGTAGCGGACAAAATCTTAAACCTCTTGGACAAAGTCGTGGAAAGCCCACAAGGAACCGGACATGACGCTTATATTTCCGGCAGACAGATCGCTGGGAAGACAGGAACAGCGGAAGTCGATAATCCGGAAAACCCTGCTCAAAAATATGAGCTGGGTTGGTTCGTCGCAATTGACAAAAACCAACAGACGCCTTATATTACCTCAATGATG